A window from Salvelinus sp. IW2-2015 linkage group LG5, ASM291031v2, whole genome shotgun sequence encodes these proteins:
- the LOC111963620 gene encoding stanniocalcin-like, with protein sequence MIPNNLYCVVQEECYSRLDICGVARSNPEAIGEVVQVPAHFPNRYYSTLLQSLLACDQETVAVVRAEFVSRLGPDMEILFQLLQNKPCPQDSNQGAISAPGWHWPMGSPPSFKVQPSMRGRDPTHLFARKRSLEESDSEME encoded by the exons ATGATCCCAAATAACCTCTACTGTGTG gTCCAGGAGGAGTGTTACAGTAGACTGGACATCTGTGGTGTGGCTCGCTCCAACCCTGAGGCCATTGGAGAGGTGGTACAGGTACCTGCACACTTCCCCAACAG GTACTACAGCACTCTGCTTCAGTCCCTgctggcctgtgatcaggaaacAGTGGCGGTTGTCAGGGCGGAGTTTGTTTCTAGGCTGGGGCCAGACATGGAGATCCTCTTCCAGCTGCTGCAGAACAAGCCTTGCCCCCAGGATTCTAACCAAGGTGCTATCTCCGCCCCCGGCTGGCACTGGCCAATGGGGTCTCCCCCCTCCTTCAAGGTCCAGCCCAGCATGAGAGGAAGAGACCCCACCCACCTGTTCGCTAGGAAACGCTCTCTGGAGGAGTCGGATAGCGAGATGGAGTAA
- the LOC111963890 gene encoding fibroblast growth factor receptor 1-A-like isoform X1: protein MLLSRWSLLLLWSLLVLLVQSPLTQSRPAASLSDTDSDTADMLTSSEDEDDDEESSSEENKLYNNQKLQPMAPHWVTPDKMEKRLHAVPASKTVKFRCQATGNPTPTLRWYRNGKEFRRDQRIGGFKLRDHMWTIIMESVVPSDKGNYTCLVENKHGSLAHTYQLDVVERSPHRPILQAGLPANRTAVVGSDVEFVCRVFSDPQPHIQWLKRITINGSRVGTDGLPYVRVLKTAGFNTTDREMEVFTLRNVSVEDEGEYTCLAGNSIGMSHHSAWLSVIKDVPPSPVPSQAYLQIFIYCVGFFIIMLLIAIATACRLRCSPKKSDFSSQLAVHKLAKSIPLRRQVSVDSSSSLQSGVCLVRPYRLSSGATPNLAGVSEYELPADPLWELSRDRLSLGKPLGEGCFGQVVLAEAAGLDREKPSRLTMVAVKMLKADATEKDLSDLISEMEMMKMIGKHKNIINLLGACTQDGPLHVVVEYASQGNLREYLRCRRPVGLEYWSGPTQAPLDTLEVRELVSAAYQVARGMAYLASQKCIHRDLAARNVLVTEDNVMKIADFGLARDIHHIDYYKKTTNGRLPVKWMAPEALFDRIYTHQSDVWSFGVLLWEIFTLGGSPYPGVPVEELFKLLKEGHRMDRPAACTEELYMMMRDCWHAVQSHRPTFKQLVEDLDRMLSLMANQEYLDLSIPAVQYSSVGPDTSSSSDSVFSREPTHRAEYSSRSPSRTSTLLYNQHTPPRTPSRTSTLAYDHHIPSWTPPRTSTLTYTIPTRHTTTRGHSQR, encoded by the exons ATGTTGTTGTCTCGCTGgtctctgctgctactctggtcTCTACTGGTTCTACTGGTCCAGTCCCCCCTAACCCAGTCCAGACCAGCTGCTTCCCTCAGTGACACTGACAGTGACACAG CTGACATGCTTACATCGTCGGAGGATGAAGATGATGACGAAGAGTCTTCCTCAGAGGAAAATAAACTGTACAACAACCAGAAGCTCCAAC cgatGGCTCCTCATTGGGTGACTCCAGACAAGATGGAAAAGAGGCTCCATGCCGTTCCTGCCAGTAAGACTGTTAAATTCCGTTGCCAGGCGACTGGTAATCCCACTCCAACTTTGCGGTGGTACAGGAATGGAAAAGAGTTCAGGAGAGACCAGCGGATTGGAGGCTTCAAG CTCAGAGACCACATGTGGACTATAATAATGGAGTCTGTGGTTCCGTCTGATAAAGGCAACTACACATGTCTGGTGGAGAACAAGCACGGCAGCCTCGCACACACCTACCAGCTGGATGTAGtgg AACGTTCCCCTCACAGGCCCATCCTCCAGGCAGGCCTGCCAGCTAATCGTAcggcagtggtgggtagtgacGTGGAGTTTGTCTGTAGAGTGTTCAGCGACCCTCAGCCCCACATCCAGTGGCTCAAACGCATCACCATTAACGGCAGCAGAGTGGGGACAGACGGATTACCCTACGTACGTGTactgaag ACTGCAGGGTTTAACACCACAGACAGGGAGATGGAGGTGTTTACTCTGAGGAACGTGTctgtggaggatgagggagagtacACCTGTCTGGCAGGAAACTCTATAGGAATGTCTCACCACTCTGCCTGGCTCAGCGTGATCAAAG ACGTGCCTCCCTCCCCCGTCCCGTCTCAGGCCTACCTGCAGATTTTCATCTACTGTGTCGGCTTCTTCATCATCATGCTCCTAATCGCCATAGCGACCGCCTGCCGATTACGCTGCTCCCCGAAGAAGAGCGACTTCAGTAGCCAGCTGGCTGTTCATAAACTGGCGAAGAGCATTCCCCTACGCAGACAg gtGTCAgtagactcctcctcctctctgcagtcTGGGGTGTGTCTGGTCAGACCCTACCGCCTCTCCAGTGGAGCKACGCCCAACCTGGCCGGCGTGTCAGAATATGAGCTGCCTGCGGACCCGCTCTGGGAGCTGTCACGGGACAG GCTGTCTCTGGGGAAGCCACTGGGTGAAGGTTGTTTTGGTCAGGTGGTGCTAGCAGAGGCTGCAGGTCTGGACAGAGAAAAACCCTCCCGTCTCACCATGGTCGCAGTGAAGATGCTTAAAG CGGACGCCACAGAGAAGGACCTGAGTGATCTGATCTCTGAGATGGAGATGATGAAGATGATCGGGAAACACAAGAATATCATCAACCTGCTAGGAGCCTGCACACAGGATG gcccTCTCCACGTGGTGGTAGAGTATGCATCTCAGGGCAACCTGAGAGAGTACCTGCGGTGTCGGAGGCCTGTGGGTCTGGAGTACTGGTCTGGGCCTACCCAGGCCCCCTTGGACACGCTGGAGGTCAGGGAGCTGGTGTCTGCTGCCTACCAGGTGGCCAGGGGCATGGCTTACCTCGCCTCACAGAAG tgtatCCACAGAGACTTGGCAGCCAGGAATGTGTTGGTGACAGAGGACAATGTGATGAAAATTGCAGACTTTGGGCTGGCCAGAGACATCCACCACATAGACTACTACAAGAAGACCACCAAC GGTCGTCTGCCAGTGAAATGGATGGCACCGGAGGCTCTGTTCGACCGCATCTACACACACCAGAGTGACGT gtgGTCGTTTGGTGTGTTGCTGTGGGAGATCTTCACTCTAGGAGGCTCTCCCTACCCTGGTGTCCCCGTGGAGGAGCTGTTCAAACTGTTGAAGGAGGGACATCGTATGGACAGACCAGCCGCCTGCACAGAGGAGCT GTACATGATGATGAGAGACTGCTGGCATGCTGTTCAGTCTCACAGACCAACCTTCAAACAACTGGTAGAGGATCTGGATCGCATGCTCTCACTCATGGCCAACCag GAGTATTTGGATCTGTCCATCCCTGCGGTCCAGTATTCTTCAGTGGGCCCAGACACCAGCAGCTCCTCTGACTCTGTCTTCTCCAGGGAGCCGACCCACAGAGCAGAGTACTCTTCCCGGAGCCCGTCCCGGACCTCCACCCTGCTCTACAACCAGCACACCCCCCCTAGGACCCCTTCTCGGACCTCTACCCTGGCCTACGACCACCATATTCCCTCCTGGACCCCCCCCCGGACATCCACCCTGACCTACACCATACCTACCCGGCACACCACCACCCGGGGACACAGCCAACGTTGA
- the LOC111963890 gene encoding fibroblast growth factor receptor 1-A-like isoform X2, with protein MLLSRWSLLLLWSLLVLLVQSPLTQSRPAASLSDTDSDTADMLTSSEDEDDDEESSSEENKLYNNQKLQPMAPHWVTPDKMEKRLHAVPASKTVKFRCQATGNPTPTLRWYRNGKEFRRDQRIGGFKLRDHMWTIIMESVVPSDKGNYTCLVENKHGSLAHTYQLDVVERSPHRPILQAGLPANRTAVVGSDVEFVCRVFSDPQPHIQWLKRITINGSRVGTDGLPYTAGFNTTDREMEVFTLRNVSVEDEGEYTCLAGNSIGMSHHSAWLSVIKDVPPSPVPSQAYLQIFIYCVGFFIIMLLIAIATACRLRCSPKKSDFSSQLAVHKLAKSIPLRRQVSVDSSSSLQSGVCLVRPYRLSSGATPNLAGVSEYELPADPLWELSRDRLSLGKPLGEGCFGQVVLAEAAGLDREKPSRLTMVAVKMLKADATEKDLSDLISEMEMMKMIGKHKNIINLLGACTQDGPLHVVVEYASQGNLREYLRCRRPVGLEYWSGPTQAPLDTLEVRELVSAAYQVARGMAYLASQKCIHRDLAARNVLVTEDNVMKIADFGLARDIHHIDYYKKTTNGRLPVKWMAPEALFDRIYTHQSDVWSFGVLLWEIFTLGGSPYPGVPVEELFKLLKEGHRMDRPAACTEELYMMMRDCWHAVQSHRPTFKQLVEDLDRMLSLMANQEYLDLSIPAVQYSSVGPDTSSSSDSVFSREPTHRAEYSSRSPSRTSTLLYNQHTPPRTPSRTSTLAYDHHIPSWTPPRTSTLTYTIPTRHTTTRGHSQR; from the exons ATGTTGTTGTCTCGCTGgtctctgctgctactctggtcTCTACTGGTTCTACTGGTCCAGTCCCCCCTAACCCAGTCCAGACCAGCTGCTTCCCTCAGTGACACTGACAGTGACACAG CTGACATGCTTACATCGTCGGAGGATGAAGATGATGACGAAGAGTCTTCCTCAGAGGAAAATAAACTGTACAACAACCAGAAGCTCCAAC cgatGGCTCCTCATTGGGTGACTCCAGACAAGATGGAAAAGAGGCTCCATGCCGTTCCTGCCAGTAAGACTGTTAAATTCCGTTGCCAGGCGACTGGTAATCCCACTCCAACTTTGCGGTGGTACAGGAATGGAAAAGAGTTCAGGAGAGACCAGCGGATTGGAGGCTTCAAG CTCAGAGACCACATGTGGACTATAATAATGGAGTCTGTGGTTCCGTCTGATAAAGGCAACTACACATGTCTGGTGGAGAACAAGCACGGCAGCCTCGCACACACCTACCAGCTGGATGTAGtgg AACGTTCCCCTCACAGGCCCATCCTCCAGGCAGGCCTGCCAGCTAATCGTAcggcagtggtgggtagtgacGTGGAGTTTGTCTGTAGAGTGTTCAGCGACCCTCAGCCCCACATCCAGTGGCTCAAACGCATCACCATTAACGGCAGCAGAGTGGGGACAGACGGATTACCCTAC ACTGCAGGGTTTAACACCACAGACAGGGAGATGGAGGTGTTTACTCTGAGGAACGTGTctgtggaggatgagggagagtacACCTGTCTGGCAGGAAACTCTATAGGAATGTCTCACCACTCTGCCTGGCTCAGCGTGATCAAAG ACGTGCCTCCCTCCCCCGTCCCGTCTCAGGCCTACCTGCAGATTTTCATCTACTGTGTCGGCTTCTTCATCATCATGCTCCTAATCGCCATAGCGACCGCCTGCCGATTACGCTGCTCCCCGAAGAAGAGCGACTTCAGTAGCCAGCTGGCTGTTCATAAACTGGCGAAGAGCATTCCCCTACGCAGACAg gtGTCAgtagactcctcctcctctctgcagtcTGGGGTGTGTCTGGTCAGACCCTACCGCCTCTCCAGTGGAGCKACGCCCAACCTGGCCGGCGTGTCAGAATATGAGCTGCCTGCGGACCCGCTCTGGGAGCTGTCACGGGACAG GCTGTCTCTGGGGAAGCCACTGGGTGAAGGTTGTTTTGGTCAGGTGGTGCTAGCAGAGGCTGCAGGTCTGGACAGAGAAAAACCCTCCCGTCTCACCATGGTCGCAGTGAAGATGCTTAAAG CGGACGCCACAGAGAAGGACCTGAGTGATCTGATCTCTGAGATGGAGATGATGAAGATGATCGGGAAACACAAGAATATCATCAACCTGCTAGGAGCCTGCACACAGGATG gcccTCTCCACGTGGTGGTAGAGTATGCATCTCAGGGCAACCTGAGAGAGTACCTGCGGTGTCGGAGGCCTGTGGGTCTGGAGTACTGGTCTGGGCCTACCCAGGCCCCCTTGGACACGCTGGAGGTCAGGGAGCTGGTGTCTGCTGCCTACCAGGTGGCCAGGGGCATGGCTTACCTCGCCTCACAGAAG tgtatCCACAGAGACTTGGCAGCCAGGAATGTGTTGGTGACAGAGGACAATGTGATGAAAATTGCAGACTTTGGGCTGGCCAGAGACATCCACCACATAGACTACTACAAGAAGACCACCAAC GGTCGTCTGCCAGTGAAATGGATGGCACCGGAGGCTCTGTTCGACCGCATCTACACACACCAGAGTGACGT gtgGTCGTTTGGTGTGTTGCTGTGGGAGATCTTCACTCTAGGAGGCTCTCCCTACCCTGGTGTCCCCGTGGAGGAGCTGTTCAAACTGTTGAAGGAGGGACATCGTATGGACAGACCAGCCGCCTGCACAGAGGAGCT GTACATGATGATGAGAGACTGCTGGCATGCTGTTCAGTCTCACAGACCAACCTTCAAACAACTGGTAGAGGATCTGGATCGCATGCTCTCACTCATGGCCAACCag GAGTATTTGGATCTGTCCATCCCTGCGGTCCAGTATTCTTCAGTGGGCCCAGACACCAGCAGCTCCTCTGACTCTGTCTTCTCCAGGGAGCCGACCCACAGAGCAGAGTACTCTTCCCGGAGCCCGTCCCGGACCTCCACCCTGCTCTACAACCAGCACACCCCCCCTAGGACCCCTTCTCGGACCTCTACCCTGGCCTACGACCACCATATTCCCTCCTGGACCCCCCCCCGGACATCCACCCTGACCTACACCATACCTACCCGGCACACCACCACCCGGGGACACAGCCAACGTTGA